One window from the genome of Paraclostridium sordellii encodes:
- a CDS encoding dynamin family protein, with product MGFDRNNLYKKALYTVEEVNKNLNKLKLNVFDEKSEINILILKVKNEIDIIKKSIEDLKKPFLLFIMGPGKYGKTSLINSLIKEHFLEVRDIPNTWKLDSLVYGENKRIEIIYDNKISRVYDYEEGKDIIKNEEIKFRNSKNKIRYELEKYKNKEKINIEELKNYKKILEDMYIYKSNICEVRYFIDKKGILNDFVIVDTPGLNQSLLENTNSRMLDYYNHADGIIWILDSQNVISKSSYELLEELKHNYSIEKNKDNIICVVNKIDTIKNKTKDKQKIIEKVDLLYEQNFKDIVMISARNAINGILNNDTNLIDISNIKSLENSIEINFKKKSEKIQIKSKQQGLKLMSKKIIEYINEYKRDLYFEIYKLNKNKNNIKEKLDLVKIYTLEYVKIYISFENLIKNDINVEIRQLENIINKKINQDFDFEINFNVSICRFKEIIKLKVLIDDYKKISEKKDLYLNILQNKSLTNNYKFNINRFIESLKNETISEVSKVLEIIEKNKIYDIEKSFRNRYTDIEVVKEHMQFINNIYDNVVIWGDKNE from the coding sequence ATGGGTTTTGATCGAAATAATTTATATAAAAAAGCATTATACACTGTAGAAGAAGTAAATAAAAACTTAAATAAGCTAAAGTTAAATGTATTTGATGAAAAAAGTGAAATCAATATACTTATTTTAAAAGTAAAAAATGAAATAGATATTATAAAAAAAAGTATTGAAGATCTAAAAAAACCATTTTTATTATTTATAATGGGTCCAGGAAAATATGGAAAAACATCTCTTATAAACTCATTAATAAAGGAGCATTTTCTAGAAGTTAGGGATATTCCAAATACATGGAAATTAGATTCATTAGTTTACGGGGAAAATAAAAGGATTGAGATTATTTATGATAATAAAATTTCAAGAGTCTATGACTATGAAGAGGGAAAAGATATTATAAAGAATGAAGAAATAAAATTCAGAAATTCAAAAAATAAAATTAGATACGAACTTGAAAAATATAAAAATAAAGAAAAGATTAATATAGAAGAATTAAAAAATTACAAAAAAATTTTAGAAGATATGTATATTTATAAGTCTAATATATGTGAAGTTAGATATTTTATAGATAAGAAGGGTATACTTAATGATTTTGTAATTGTAGATACCCCAGGATTGAATCAAAGCTTATTAGAAAATACAAATTCAAGGATGTTGGATTATTATAATCATGCTGATGGCATTATTTGGATTTTAGATAGTCAGAATGTAATTTCAAAGTCTAGTTATGAATTATTAGAAGAATTAAAACACAATTATAGTATAGAAAAGAATAAGGATAATATAATTTGTGTTGTAAATAAAATAGATACTATAAAAAATAAAACCAAGGATAAACAAAAAATTATAGAAAAAGTAGATTTATTGTATGAACAAAACTTTAAGGATATTGTAATGATATCAGCAAGAAATGCTATAAATGGAATATTAAACAATGATACTAATCTTATAGATATTAGCAATATAAAATCTTTAGAAAATAGTATAGAAATTAATTTTAAGAAAAAATCAGAAAAAATACAGATAAAATCAAAACAACAGGGTTTGAAACTAATGAGTAAAAAAATAATTGAATATATAAATGAGTATAAAAGAGATTTGTATTTTGAAATTTATAAATTAAATAAAAATAAAAACAATATAAAAGAAAAGTTAGACTTAGTGAAAATCTATACACTAGAATATGTAAAAATTTATATTTCTTTTGAAAATTTAATTAAAAATGATATTAATGTTGAAATAAGACAATTAGAAAATATAATTAATAAAAAGATAAACCAAGATTTTGATTTTGAAATAAATTTTAATGTTAGCATATGTAGGTTTAAAGAAATTATAAAATTAAAGGTTTTAATAGATGATTATAAGAAAATTAGTGAAAAAAAAGATTTATATTTAAATATATTACAAAACAAATCTTTAACTAACAATTATAAATTTAATATAAATAGATTTATAGAAAGTTTAAAAAATGAAACTATAAGTGAAGTATCAAAAGTTTTGGAAATAATAGAAAAAAATAAAATATATGATATTGAGAAATCTTTTAGAAATAGATACACAGATATTGAAGTAGTAAAAGAACATATGCAATTTATAAACAATATCTATGATAATGTAGTTATATGGGGGGATAAAAATGAGTAG
- a CDS encoding sigma-70 family RNA polymerase sigma factor — MGAKREHTYENYIYSDSSNSSNAMKMYLKEIEEYKMLSAVEEIELAKKIDESFIGAKEEFINANYRLVVSIAKKYRKENIDMLDLIQAGNIGLIKAVEKYDYKKGYKFSTYATWWIKQSITRYIDDCENTIRIPVHLHQRINFVKRKKQELSLELQREPSIDELAMACDIEVEKVIDLLKRDKNIISLDTPIKEDEDSSLVEFIPSDAYFGDVVMHEVEQHNLREKIEELLTGLSEQEQKVLRMRFGLDDDIPKTLEEIGRVFGVTRERIRQIEAKAIRKLRHPSRLKQLKHFY, encoded by the coding sequence ATGGGGGCTAAAAGAGAACACACTTACGAAAATTATATTTATAGTGATTCATCTAATTCATCAAATGCAATGAAAATGTATTTAAAAGAAATAGAAGAATATAAAATGTTGTCTGCAGTAGAAGAAATAGAACTTGCAAAAAAGATAGATGAATCATTTATAGGGGCTAAAGAGGAATTTATCAATGCGAATTACAGATTAGTTGTTAGTATTGCTAAAAAATATAGAAAAGAAAATATCGATATGCTAGATTTAATTCAAGCTGGAAATATTGGACTTATAAAGGCTGTAGAAAAATATGATTATAAAAAAGGATACAAATTTAGTACTTATGCTACATGGTGGATAAAACAAAGTATAACTAGATATATAGATGACTGTGAAAATACTATTAGAATACCAGTACATCTTCACCAAAGAATTAATTTTGTTAAAAGAAAGAAACAAGAACTTTCACTAGAGCTTCAAAGAGAACCCAGTATAGATGAATTAGCTATGGCTTGTGATATAGAAGTTGAAAAAGTTATAGATTTACTAAAGAGAGATAAAAATATAATTTCATTAGATACACCTATAAAAGAAGATGAAGATAGTAGCTTAGTTGAATTTATACCTTCAGATGCATATTTTGGGGATGTTGTAATGCATGAAGTTGAACAACATAACTTAAGAGAAAAGATAGAAGAGCTATTAACAGGATTAAGTGAACAAGAACAAAAAGTATTGAGAATGAGGTTTGGTTTAGATGATGATATTCCAAAAACTTTAGAGGAAATAGGAAGAGTATTTGGAGTTACAAGAGAAAGAATAAGACAAATAGAAGCTAAAGCTATAAGAAAATTAAGACACCCAAGTAGATTAAAGCAATTAAAGCATTTTTACTAA
- a CDS encoding type I restriction enzyme HsdR N-terminal domain-containing protein — protein sequence MSKELVKDRVIKYLMEDLYVPQEMIDTDVALSEFEEGAEGVIDIMVNVKDSEDYYAPVMIIKCLDEETPLQGEVAQEAVDFLEDVDNITLAGRAVLTNGNEMMYANWTGEEYDTEEALPEYDVMVKEFFEMEEQVKEHEKSHECGCGHDHDDEHECCGGSCGCDHNHK from the coding sequence ATGTCAAAAGAATTAGTAAAAGATAGAGTTATAAAATACTTAATGGAAGATTTATATGTTCCACAAGAGATGATAGATACAGACGTAGCATTATCTGAATTTGAAGAAGGTGCAGAAGGCGTTATAGATATAATGGTCAATGTTAAAGATAGTGAAGATTACTATGCTCCTGTTATGATAATAAAATGTTTAGATGAAGAAACTCCATTACAAGGAGAAGTAGCACAAGAGGCAGTTGACTTCTTAGAAGACGTAGATAATATAACATTAGCAGGAAGAGCAGTTTTAACTAATGGAAATGAAATGATGTATGCTAATTGGACTGGAGAAGAATATGATACAGAGGAAGCTTTACCAGAGTACGATGTAATGGTAAAAGAATTCTTTGAAATGGAAGAACAAGTTAAAGAACATGAAAAAAGTCATGAATGTGGATGTGGACATGACCATGATGATGAACATGAATGTTGCGGTGGAAGTTGTGGATGTGACCACAATCACAAGTAA
- a CDS encoding CAP domain-containing protein, which produces MNKRLKTLLSLGVVSILSACATFPVNAASNETVSKKVYCNESGYKEYIYVNVNGKDCFTQVKPMYSLIKDLVNNKSNCFNEKIHKEDTIVNKPSNKPVDSSNTNSKPEVTPETPSTENKPSTPNTNKPDSNTNSKPESKPETPSTENKPSTPSGNFANFQKEVLDLVNVERSNRGLQPLKFNSELSNVATLKSQDMIDKNYFDHTSPTYGSPFDMMKKFGISYRAAGENIAMGQKTPQEVMNSWMNSDGHRKNILNPDFTELGVGIASNGSSLYWTQMFIGK; this is translated from the coding sequence ATGAATAAAAGATTAAAAACATTATTATCATTAGGTGTAGTATCTATTTTAAGTGCATGTGCTACATTCCCAGTAAATGCTGCTTCAAACGAAACTGTAAGTAAAAAAGTTTACTGTAATGAAAGCGGATATAAAGAATATATATATGTAAACGTAAATGGAAAAGATTGTTTTACTCAAGTAAAACCTATGTATTCATTAATAAAAGATTTAGTAAATAATAAATCTAACTGCTTTAATGAAAAAATCCATAAAGAAGATACAATTGTAAATAAACCTTCAAATAAACCAGTAGATAGTTCAAATACAAATTCTAAGCCAGAAGTGACACCTGAAACTCCTTCTACTGAGAATAAACCATCTACTCCTAATACAAATAAGCCTGATTCTAATACAAACAGTAAACCAGAATCAAAGCCTGAAACTCCTTCTACTGAGAATAAACCATCTACTCCATCTGGAAACTTTGCAAATTTCCAAAAAGAAGTTTTAGACTTAGTAAATGTAGAAAGAAGTAATAGAGGTTTACAACCACTTAAATTTAACAGTGAGTTATCAAATGTTGCTACTTTAAAATCTCAAGATATGATAGATAAAAACTATTTTGATCATACATCTCCAACATACGGTTCTCCATTTGATATGATGAAAAAATTTGGAATAAGCTACCGTGCAGCAGGAGAAAATATAGCTATGGGTCAAAAAACTCCACAAGAAGTTATGAATTCTTGGATGAATTCTGATGGACATAGAAAAAATATATTAAATCCTGACTTTACTGAATTAGGTGTTGGTATAGCTTCTAATGGTTCATCTTTATATTGGACTCAAATGTTTATAGGAAAATAA
- a CDS encoding ABC transporter ATP-binding protein has translation MSKNNQVSINKISTQKAKDFKGTLKRLIMYLKTYKSSITLVIIAAILSSIFSIVSPKILGQATTKIFEGVILKAKGQGGIDFAFIYKVLIILVILYIISSIFNYMQQYIIVSVAQKTVYDMRQDIYNKLNRLPLNYFDTHTYGEVLSKVTNDIDNISSTLQQSMTQLITSIVTIVGVVIMMLTISPIMTFVTVLTIPLGILFVKPIISRSQSYFIKQQNIIGNLNGHIEEVYTGHEIIKSFNREKKSIDTFRDINIKLYENAWKAQFMSGMMMPIMNFVSNIGYVLVSVIGAVLVTKGRIQIGDIQAFIQYTKQFSQPISQTANIANIIQSTVASAERIFELLDEKELIPDIEKSRVIKNPKGKVVFDHVKFGYSEDKILIQDMNLEVNPGQKVAIVGPTGAGKTTLINLLLRFYELNGGKILIDDIDIRDMRRSDLRKMFGMVLQDTWLFKGTIRENIAYGKENATKEEIENVARSVNANHFIKTLPKGYDTIINEEGSNISQGQKQLLTIARAMISDPKILILDEATSSIDTRTELNIQKAMDEIMVGRTSFVIAHRLSTIKDADIILVMKDGNVIESGNHKELIEKGGFYSELYNSQFNK, from the coding sequence ATGAGTAAAAACAATCAAGTCTCAATTAATAAAATATCAACTCAAAAGGCAAAAGATTTTAAAGGAACATTAAAACGATTAATAATGTATTTAAAAACATATAAATCAAGTATAACCCTGGTAATTATAGCTGCTATATTAAGTTCTATATTTTCTATTGTAAGTCCTAAAATTCTTGGACAAGCAACAACTAAAATATTTGAAGGAGTAATATTAAAAGCTAAAGGTCAGGGAGGGATAGACTTTGCATTTATATATAAAGTACTTATAATTTTAGTGATTTTATATATAATAAGTTCAATTTTTAATTATATGCAACAATATATAATTGTTTCAGTGGCTCAAAAAACTGTATATGATATGAGACAAGATATATATAATAAACTTAATAGACTTCCTTTAAACTATTTTGATACTCATACTTATGGTGAGGTTTTGAGTAAAGTAACAAATGATATAGATAATATAAGCTCAACACTTCAACAAAGTATGACACAGCTAATAACATCTATTGTAACTATAGTGGGAGTAGTAATAATGATGCTAACTATAAGTCCAATTATGACTTTTGTGACAGTATTAACTATTCCATTAGGGATTTTATTTGTGAAACCAATTATAAGCAGATCTCAAAGCTACTTTATAAAACAACAAAATATAATTGGAAATCTTAATGGACATATTGAAGAAGTTTACACAGGACATGAGATTATAAAATCTTTTAATAGGGAAAAAAAATCAATTGATACGTTTAGAGATATAAATATTAAGCTTTATGAAAATGCATGGAAAGCACAATTCATGTCAGGTATGATGATGCCTATTATGAACTTTGTAAGTAATATTGGCTATGTGCTTGTATCTGTTATAGGAGCTGTACTTGTAACAAAAGGTCGTATTCAAATTGGAGATATCCAAGCATTTATACAATATACTAAACAATTTAGCCAGCCTATAAGTCAAACTGCAAACATAGCTAATATAATACAATCAACTGTTGCTTCAGCAGAAAGAATATTTGAACTACTAGATGAAAAAGAATTAATTCCTGATATTGAGAAAAGTAGAGTAATAAAAAATCCTAAAGGAAAAGTTGTATTTGATCACGTAAAGTTTGGATACAGTGAAGATAAAATTTTAATACAGGATATGAATTTAGAAGTTAACCCAGGACAAAAAGTTGCCATAGTAGGGCCTACAGGTGCAGGAAAAACAACACTTATAAACTTATTACTTAGATTTTATGAGTTAAACGGAGGTAAAATCCTTATTGATGATATAGATATAAGAGATATGAGACGATCTGATTTAAGAAAAATGTTTGGTATGGTTTTGCAAGATACATGGTTATTTAAAGGAACTATAAGAGAGAATATAGCATATGGTAAAGAAAATGCTACCAAAGAAGAGATAGAAAATGTAGCTAGATCTGTTAATGCAAATCACTTTATAAAAACTTTACCAAAGGGTTATGATACAATAATAAATGAAGAAGGATCTAATATATCACAAGGTCAAAAACAGTTATTGACTATAGCAAGAGCTATGATTTCAGATCCTAAAATATTAATATTAGATGAAGCGACTAGCAGTATAGATACTAGGACTGAACTTAATATACAAAAAGCCATGGATGAGATAATGGTTGGAAGAACAAGCTTTGTAATAGCGCATAGATTATCTACGATAAAAGATGCTGATATAATACTAGTAATGAAAGATGGAAATGTAATAGAAAGTGGAAATCATAAAGAACTGATTGAAAAAGGTGGATTTTATTCAGAATTATATAATAGTCAATTTAATAAATAA